A genomic stretch from Leptospira ellinghausenii includes:
- the mtnB gene encoding methylthioribulose 1-phosphate dehydratase codes for MDLISSLQEITKLSHLYYSRQWMFATAGNLSTRDNLAHNQFWITASGKHKGELKESDFVCVSTLDGSLVQTNDGLKPSAETSIHQVLYSQMPEVGSCLHVHTIDSNLLEFGVGKEEGFKEISLPPIEIIKAFGIWDEKPNLTMPVFYNHTHVPTIANEIKHYLMNHGIPKVPFLLIEGHGPTVWGKTIAEANKHLEAVHFLLQVMARRI; via the coding sequence TTGGATTTGATCAGTTCTTTACAGGAAATCACCAAACTTTCCCATCTCTATTATTCACGGCAGTGGATGTTTGCCACTGCTGGGAATCTCTCTACCCGAGACAATCTTGCCCACAATCAATTTTGGATCACTGCCTCTGGCAAACACAAAGGAGAACTAAAAGAATCCGATTTTGTTTGTGTATCTACACTTGATGGCAGTCTCGTCCAAACAAATGATGGATTAAAACCATCGGCAGAAACTTCCATCCACCAAGTATTGTATTCCCAGATGCCTGAAGTTGGATCTTGTCTCCATGTCCACACGATTGATTCCAACTTACTCGAGTTTGGTGTCGGAAAAGAAGAAGGATTCAAAGAAATTTCCCTTCCTCCCATCGAAATCATCAAAGCCTTTGGGATTTGGGACGAAAAACCAAACCTGACAATGCCCGTTTTTTATAACCACACACATGTGCCGACCATTGCAAATGAAATCAAACATTACTTAATGAACCATGGAATTCCCAAAGTTCCCTTCCTCCTCATCGAAGGACATGGCCCAACGGTATGGGGGAAAACGATCGCGGAAGCCAACAAACACTTAGAAGCCGTTCATTTTCTTTTGCAAGTGATGGCACGTAGGATATGA
- a CDS encoding KamA family radical SAM protein: protein MTWSDWKWQLQNRITTLADLEKEITLTEEERDSFARAYEQFQFAVTPYYLQLLDKNNPHCPIRKQILPRAGELVRKPNETEDPLAEETHMPVKGVTHRYPDRAIWYISHVCAVYCRFCTRKRKVSDPEETPNRMEWEKALDYFRTQTKLREVILSGGDPLTLSDSSLDTLLSELKQIPHLNQIRIHSRHPVTMPMRLTESLNSVFSKHFPLYMVTHFNHPNEISEETKFYVMRMIKEGHVSVFNQSVLLSGINDDAEILSDLNYKLISIGIKPYYLHQCDEVFGSSDFVVPMEKGIEIYRKLRGYHSGITIPSYVKDLTGGGGKVLLSPEYLQKKTENGYLFQNYLGDEYEVGH from the coding sequence ATGACTTGGTCCGATTGGAAATGGCAATTGCAAAACCGCATCACTACCTTAGCGGATTTGGAAAAAGAAATCACTCTCACAGAGGAAGAAAGGGATTCCTTTGCACGCGCCTATGAACAGTTCCAATTTGCAGTAACACCTTATTATTTACAACTATTGGACAAAAACAACCCCCATTGTCCCATCCGCAAACAAATCCTGCCACGGGCAGGAGAACTAGTTCGTAAACCCAACGAAACCGAGGATCCACTCGCCGAAGAAACACATATGCCTGTGAAAGGTGTGACCCACCGTTACCCTGACCGTGCGATCTGGTACATCTCTCATGTCTGCGCGGTGTATTGCCGTTTTTGTACAAGGAAACGAAAGGTATCCGATCCGGAAGAAACTCCGAACCGTATGGAATGGGAAAAGGCTTTGGATTACTTTCGCACACAAACCAAACTCCGAGAAGTGATCCTCTCTGGTGGTGACCCACTCACCCTTTCCGATTCGTCTTTGGATACTCTACTTTCCGAACTCAAACAAATTCCTCATTTGAACCAAATCCGAATCCACTCTCGTCACCCAGTGACCATGCCCATGCGTCTCACCGAAAGTTTAAATTCTGTTTTTTCCAAACACTTCCCACTCTACATGGTCACTCATTTTAACCATCCCAATGAAATTTCAGAAGAAACGAAATTCTATGTTATGCGAATGATAAAAGAAGGACATGTTTCGGTTTTTAACCAATCGGTTTTATTATCTGGCATAAATGATGATGCCGAAATTTTATCTGACTTAAATTACAAACTGATATCCATCGGAATCAAACCTTATTACCTCCACCAGTGTGATGAAGTATTTGGGAGTTCTGATTTTGTTGTGCCTATGGAAAAAGGGATTGAGATTTATCGTAAACTCCGAGGATACCACTCTGGGATCACAATCCCAAGTTATGTAAAAGACCTAACTGGTGGTGGTGGGAAAGTATTATTATCCCCAGAGTATTTACAAAAAAAAACAGAGAATGGGTACCTCTTTCAAAATTATCTAGGAGATGAATATGAAGTGGGCCACTAA
- a CDS encoding SDR family oxidoreductase gives MTKKTHVFIFGIGSGIGEGLYNRFQKEKDPNRFVFGFSRKGKKELSSFTLGSPGTYQFDAKDNQTFVQFESLLNGLYSEKSKDSVSILVYFALGDGVFGPITKLSDADLQSHLDLNVVSLLKLSRSFAEHLPKLSESTFVFLGSTAGKQGFPESALYCASKHAVLGICRALREEWKPFGTKVVHVSLGAVATEIWDTRPAFDKKDMVSVSDISEYLWCISQLPKSIFVDDLSITPKKGIL, from the coding sequence ATGACAAAAAAGACCCACGTTTTTATATTTGGAATCGGTTCTGGTATTGGTGAGGGTCTTTACAATCGATTCCAAAAAGAAAAGGATCCAAACCGATTTGTATTTGGATTTTCTAGAAAAGGGAAAAAGGAATTATCCTCGTTTACGTTGGGATCCCCTGGCACTTATCAGTTTGATGCAAAAGACAACCAAACATTTGTTCAATTCGAATCATTGTTAAATGGATTGTATAGCGAAAAATCCAAAGATTCTGTTTCCATTCTCGTATACTTCGCGTTAGGTGATGGGGTCTTTGGCCCGATAACGAAACTTTCCGATGCAGATTTACAGTCACATTTAGATTTAAACGTTGTTTCCCTTCTCAAACTTTCCCGCAGTTTTGCCGAGCATTTGCCAAAATTGTCCGAATCTACGTTTGTATTTTTAGGTTCCACTGCTGGGAAACAAGGTTTCCCAGAATCCGCTCTCTATTGTGCTTCCAAACATGCGGTGCTTGGGATCTGTCGGGCCTTACGGGAAGAATGGAAACCCTTTGGTACAAAGGTGGTTCACGTAAGCCTTGGGGCAGTGGCAACCGAGATTTGGGACACAAGACCCGCGTTTGACAAGAAAGACATGGTTTCAGTTTCGGACATTTCCGAGTATTTGTGGTGTATTTCGCAGTTGCCAAAATCTATCTTTGTGGATGACTTATCCATTACCCCAAAGAAAGGAATTTTGTAG
- a CDS encoding SDR family NAD(P)-dependent oxidoreductase, whose amino-acid sequence MELKESIVLVTGGSGGIGREIVRTLVLAGFSVWNLDKVRPREPILQETYREVDLSETPYVVERSLSKILMESSDMGDIYGIVHTAGFGGPYHPITDVSIEEWESIFRINLTSLYLLSKIVLPIFKKLKFGRIVAIASSLSIVGSGNSVAYSASKHGLVGFIKSIADEWGKFGITANAISPGYVDTNMGIQEDQISDHKSKIINQTPVKRIADPSEIARVVNFLLQKESGYITGANWTVDGGITAI is encoded by the coding sequence ATGGAACTCAAGGAATCGATTGTTCTTGTGACAGGTGGCAGTGGTGGGATAGGACGTGAGATCGTGAGAACTTTAGTCCTTGCGGGGTTTTCCGTCTGGAATCTCGACAAAGTTCGGCCGAGAGAACCTATTTTACAAGAAACCTACCGAGAAGTGGACCTTTCCGAAACACCATATGTGGTCGAAAGGAGTTTGTCCAAAATCCTGATGGAGTCCTCCGATATGGGGGACATATATGGAATTGTTCATACCGCTGGTTTTGGTGGACCTTACCATCCAATCACGGATGTATCCATTGAAGAGTGGGAATCTATTTTTCGCATCAATCTCACGAGTTTGTATCTGCTTTCTAAAATTGTCCTTCCAATCTTTAAAAAATTAAAATTTGGAAGGATTGTTGCCATTGCATCCTCATTGTCCATCGTAGGATCTGGGAATTCAGTTGCATATTCGGCCTCCAAACACGGATTAGTGGGGTTTATCAAATCGATTGCGGATGAATGGGGAAAATTTGGAATCACCGCCAATGCAATTAGTCCAGGATATGTTGATACAAATATGGGTATCCAAGAAGACCAAATTTCTGATCATAAATCAAAAATCATCAACCAAACACCCGTAAAACGAATTGCGGACCCTTCAGAAATCGCCCGTGTTGTTAATTTTCTTTTGCAAAAAGAATCTGGTTATATCACTGGAGCCAATTGGACCGTTGATGGTGGAATCACAGCCATTTAA
- the efp gene encoding elongation factor P, giving the protein MNLGITEVKKGMILKIENELYSVVKTEFVNPGKGSAFIRTKLKNIVRDSSIERTFKAAEKLESVDLERRKMQYCYADGDQIIFMDVNDYEQIPVSKDYVEDILPFMKEETPVEVSFYNDKPIGVTPPNFAILEVTYAEDGLKGDTTGLALKRVTVETGGEVQVPIFIKQGDTVKIDLRDLSYVERVNK; this is encoded by the coding sequence ATGAACTTAGGCATTACAGAAGTAAAAAAAGGAATGATCCTCAAGATTGAGAATGAGCTTTATTCCGTCGTCAAAACAGAATTTGTGAACCCAGGAAAGGGTTCTGCATTCATCCGCACCAAACTCAAAAACATTGTCCGTGATTCTTCCATTGAAAGAACCTTCAAAGCAGCAGAGAAATTGGAAAGTGTGGATTTGGAACGTCGTAAGATGCAGTATTGTTATGCTGACGGTGACCAAATCATTTTTATGGACGTCAACGATTACGAACAGATCCCTGTTTCCAAAGATTATGTGGAAGACATCCTTCCCTTTATGAAAGAAGAAACACCAGTGGAAGTTTCATTTTACAATGACAAACCAATAGGTGTAACACCTCCTAACTTTGCTATCTTGGAAGTGACTTACGCGGAAGACGGATTAAAAGGTGACACCACTGGTCTTGCTCTCAAACGAGTGACTGTGGAAACGGGTGGCGAAGTCCAAGTTCCGATTTTTATCAAACAGGGGGATACGGTGAAAATCGATCTTCGTGATTTGAGTTACGTGGAGCGCGTTAACAAATAG